The genomic window TTGGTGGCTTCCTTTGGGAATAGTGATTGCCCAAGTGGCCTTTTAGGTCTTGAAGATACAGGTTCCCCCTTAGGCGTTCACCACAGGCCTTCtgttgaaaaaggaggaaagagaagataagaGAAGATTGGTTTGGGGATCTTTTGATCTTTTATGGGGAATTTAACCTCCAGAGCTAGTGCTCATTACCACCTGCCTTGGGTGATGTGGGTGATGAGCTAAAACAGTACAATCACAGAGTTTCTTTGAGCCCTACCACTTAAAAAGCCCTTTCACACACACACTACctcctctgatcctcacaagCCTCTCAAGTAAGGAAAACAGGCTCACTTATTGGTGTTTTTCTCCTCAGGATATGATGGCTCAGAGGGGCTAAGTGTCTTAGCCAATGTCACACACAGCACAGGAATCTGCCCATtccaaaaccagtgctctttccactctacctcaAGTCACACAGATAAACACACAGATTGAGAATTTTAATTTTCAGCCTCCACAACTTGACCTCTTGCTTCCCATTCACATCCTTTTCCCTGCACAGTCTTTCCCAGCCTGTCCCCTGGTGGAATGAGGATCCAGGGACATCTGGGGGATGTGGTCAAAAGGGCAGCCCCTCCAGAAACCCCAGAGCTAATGGCTAAGCACTTAATTCTAAGGCACTAAACTAAATCAAGACATAAACCAGGTTCAAATACTAAAAAATACTTGGGACTCGACTCGTGCTGTGGCTTCCTTTGGGCAGAGGGGTTGCTTAAGAAGCCCTTTAGGGCTTGAAGTCAAATGGGAGTCTTAAGGGGGAAGATTACCTAGAAGACAAGTGGACAAAGCTGGCTGTCTGGCTAGCCTGAGGCACAGCAGGACTCAAGTCCCGGTCTTTAGATTCCACATCCAAAGCTCCCTTCAACTACATTTTGGCCTATCTGGAGTcatacttatttgtgtctaaGCCTATCTCATGCTCAAGGGGGGATTCCTTTCACCCTTTGCAGCCTGAGTGCAACCTCACACACAGTGATTACTTAAGGGACGACTGCTCAGTTGGGTCGTGCGAAAGGAAACCTTCTAGTGCAAAGGAACCGAAGTGGCTTGGGAAAACCTGGCTTCCATGCAACCAAAGACCAAAACACTTCCCCAGATGCCAAGACAAAAGTGTCTTAAGGTGGCCCAAAACGTGGCTCCTTGGTGGGCTGGGGACACAATCAGGAAGCTTCCTGCCAGGCTCCATCTGTCAGCCCTGCTGCCCACGGCCGACACTGGCCGGTCAAAGCGGTCATTACCACCGTCCGCAGGTTCAGGTCCTTCGGCTTTTCTCTTGGGCTTCTGAGCGGGGCTGGCCGGCTCCTCCCCTTCCAGGTacttctgctccagccccttcaGGTGCTTCAGATAGCGGTCCTTCATGGACTGCCAGGGATGTGGGGTGAGGGCCGCCTTCTCCAGGGCCTTCCACAGGGTGGTGCCCGCCAGCGCGCTGGGGGAGCGGGCGTTGTCCTTCACGTAGCGGACGATGGCCACATCGTCGTGCTCCGTGTAGGCGGCCTCGGGCTCCCTGGCGGCCCCGGGGCTCCCGGGCTCCCTGCGGCCCAGGCGGTAGCCCTCCAAGTCCAGCCTCTCATTCTGCTCCACGCAGTCGGTGATGTACTGCGTGGAGATGAAGTCCCCCGAGGCCTCGGCCTGAGCCTCCCCGGGCTGGGCCAGCAGCACGGCCTCGGACTCCTGCACCCGGCACACGGTGCCCCCGCCGTGCAGGATCAGCGTGGACAGCCGCCGCTTGGCGGGGCCCGGCCGCACGTAGAACGAGATCGAGCTGCCGTCCTCGCGCACGAACAGCGTCCGCGAGTGGGTCGGGTCGTGGGGGTCCTTGCCCATCTCGAGGCCCTCGGCCATGCCCCGCTGGGTCTTTCTTGAAGAGGTGGAGGTGCTGGCGCAAGAACGCGTGATTGGCTCGAGGCCTAGCCCCCCACGGGAGGCTGGAAGGACCCTTTATGCACCTGCGCTCACCCTTTGACCCCAGCACCTCGCGCTCTTGAGAGATCAAGAGGTTCATCAGTTTCCCCAGTCCCGTGTGCGCATGCGCTGACCGGCTCCTTAATCCTTCTAAGGAAGCTGTTTGTGTGCGTGCCTGCTCACTGTGGGGCACGAGGAAGCAGCTCGCCCAAACCATGCACGGCCCTACCCCCCAGCAAACAGCCTCGTCCCCTCAGGATGGGCAGCAAAGGGAAGCTGAGGCACCGAGCGACAAGCTGACGCGCCGAGCAGCCTCTTGACGTGGTCCGGCTGGCCTCAAAAGACAGGGGAGTCCACCGAGTGCCACAGCTACCAGGCTCGGCCTGAAAACCTCCACCCGGAAGTGAGGCGGGCTTGATGGGAGTGACCCGGAAGTGACTCTCCGAtgacctcctccctcttcctttcccgtCGGGCTCTCGGGGAAAGGTGATGGCGGTGTGAGGAGCGGTGGTAACTgaagattgcaaaggaaaaaaactgaGAACGAATTTAGGGAGTAAGCACCGCTGAAGAAAACGTTAAGGCCCGTGAGATCCATAGGCACTGGGACTTGGAAACGCCCAGACTTGGGGTCATCCAGTTTCGAAGAAGGCGCCTTTCGCCTCCGAAAACTACAAATCCCGTGATGCACCGGGCTCAGCTGTCTGGCTGGAATTCGCTGTAGGGGTTCCGCTGCCGGAGACAACCCCTCCTAAAAGCTGGTCTCTGCCTGAGCTACCTGTGTTCATTCGCCTtatggtgggaggggagaaaagaacttGGGAAAAGTgagattctttcttttgattatggAATAGTTTACAAACTTTAGAGGAGACCCAGGCGAGTCCCAGACTCCTCCGAGTAGGGGTTTGAACCTTGGTAGATGGGACCGTTGCTCTCTCGAGCATCCAGCCGGGATTTCCCTTAAAGGAAATGTTGAGGTTATTCTCGGTAGACTGCTGACAGCAGGATAAATTCCATTTTTGTCCAGACAGCCTCAGGAAAGAACCGCGAGTGAGGTTAGAATGCCCAGCCACTCATAACTCGGGCCGGCTCCTCCCTTCACTCAGACTGACGTTTCCGAACCGTAAAGACGGCCTGCCTTTCACCCATCAGTAATGACTTTAATCTTCCTTTCGCTGGAGTGTTTCATATTTATCTGGTGgcaaaaaaatttagaatttaacCTTTAGATATTGTCAGATGCCCTGGGGAAGAGGAATGTATCCAGATAGCTTGATTAGAggttttgtaaaatgagtggatgtAGTCTCAAAATGTCAGAGTAGAACGTACACTGACTTTGAGGTCAGAAAACATAGGGTTGAGTCTCAGTTCATCTCATCAGACTCTGCTGTTTAACTAACCGTGTGATCTTAACCTGGTTGTTTCACCTTGACTTTAGTttacttatatgtaaaatgaagtattTTAACTAGATCTGACCTCCTCTGATTTATTCTCATATTCTTGCTCGATCTCAGAATCTCCGGATTGAATATTAGTCTGTTTACAACATAATTTTCATCTGTTTCTCAAAACCTCTCTGACCTCCCTTATATAATATTCAGCAAGTACCAGCTGTGTATCGGATATGGTCCAGAACATCAAAAAGATTCCTGCTCATTTGGCTCCTGGGCAAACCTAGACCCTGAGCTTTGTTGCTTCTCTCTATTAGAGCTTCCTATTCCATATAAGTCGTGTTAATCCAAACCATTCTtagttattttcttaaattttcttttccaccTTTCTCCTGCGAGAGAAGTTGGTAGATTTCTAAGACATGGTTTTAGCCTTGGCTGTGATCCATGGAGTGAAATTATAGTGAAGttatcttctccttcctctctcccagagATTTCAGATCAGGAGAGAACATGGCACTAATGAAGCTTCATGAACTACTCTCATATCCCAAGTGGGTTTTTCCGTGCAGTGTGTTGGAGGAAGACAGtttccaaaattttcttatcttcaatTTGTTATTGAACTTGATTAAAACTTGGCCACAAATGGGCCTCCCTCAAAAGTCTAGGACTGAAAATTTTGCCAGTTACAGAATTGCTGTGGTATGAGGAGCAACGAGATAATCCTCAGACCAGAAAGGGAGTTTTTGTGTATGCGTTGACTGGGTGCCTGCTCTGATCCAGCTTGTCTGTATTTGCCTTTAGGTGGCGGTaaccattagtcatgttgaagcTTATTCGGGGGCCTT from Notamacropus eugenii isolate mMacEug1 chromosome 1, mMacEug1.pri_v2, whole genome shotgun sequence includes these protein-coding regions:
- the TERF2IP gene encoding telomeric repeat-binding factor 2-interacting protein 1 isoform X1 translates to MAEGLEMGKDPHDPTHSRTLFVREDGSSISFYVRPGPAKRRLSTLILHGGGTVCRVQESEAVLLAQPGEAQAEASGDFISTQYITDCVEQNERLDLEGYRLGRREPGSPGAAREPEAAYTEHDDVAIVRYVKDNARSPSALAGTTLWKALEKAALTPHPWQSMKDRYLKHLKGLEQKYLEGEEPASPAQKPKRKAEGPEPADGEPQKKKTPDLPEENSTEEQVQENETTKEDVVYPENKDMEDSEVHDQTPDTELIKNGELTSPGKNNSDLKEAPEDSEVVEDSAVLEIQPEAEEGSSNPSLSPEVGAAIKVIKHLMEEFSVDLATVTQAFLKNSGELEATCSFLQTGQRSDGYPIWTRQDDVDLQKDDENIRSKLIKKFGAKNVARRIEFRRN
- the TERF2IP gene encoding telomeric repeat-binding factor 2-interacting protein 1 isoform X2 codes for the protein MAEGLEMGKDPHDPTHSRTLFVREDGSSISFYVRPGPAKRRLSTLILHGGGTVCRVQESEAVLLAQPGEAQAEASGDFISTQYITDCVEQNERLDLEGYRLGRREPGSPGAAREPEAAYTEHDDVAIVRYVKDNARSPSALAGTTLWKALEKAALTPHPWQSMKDRYLKHLKGLEQKYLEGEEPASPAQKPKRKAEGPEPADGEPQKKKTPDLPEENSTEEQVQENETTKEDVVYPENKDMEDSEVHDQTPDTELIKNGELTSPGKNNSDLKEAPEDSEVVEDSAVLEIQPEAEEGSSNPSLSPEIPLLGVCFKSSQIALSAYYVPGLMLSSGGTKNGKG